Proteins encoded by one window of Streptococcus sanguinis:
- the rsmG gene encoding 16S rRNA (guanine(527)-N(7))-methyltransferase RsmG, with product MTPQEFYQLLAQQGIELTDRQKDQFERYFELLVEWNEKINLTAITEKNEVYLKHFYDSIAPVLQGLIDNQELKLLDIGAGAGFPSLPMKIICPQLDVTIIDSLNKRINFLKLLAEELSLDKVHFYHGRAEDFAQDKAFRAQFDLVTARAVARMQVLSELTIPYLKVGGKLLALKASNAPEELEEAKNALNLLFSKVQDNLSYALPNGDPRFITVVEKKKETPNKYPRKAGMPNKRPL from the coding sequence ATGACACCGCAAGAATTTTACCAGCTCTTAGCCCAGCAGGGAATCGAGCTGACCGACCGCCAGAAAGACCAGTTTGAGCGTTATTTTGAACTCTTGGTCGAATGGAATGAAAAAATCAATCTGACAGCTATCACCGAGAAAAATGAAGTCTATCTCAAGCATTTCTATGATTCAATTGCGCCCGTTTTGCAAGGCCTGATTGATAATCAAGAGCTTAAGCTGCTGGATATCGGAGCCGGTGCTGGCTTTCCTAGCCTCCCTATGAAAATCATCTGTCCTCAGCTGGATGTGACTATCATTGACTCGCTCAACAAACGAATCAACTTCCTCAAACTGCTGGCTGAAGAGCTTAGCCTAGACAAGGTACATTTCTACCACGGCCGCGCAGAAGACTTTGCTCAGGACAAGGCCTTTCGAGCCCAATTTGACCTGGTCACTGCCCGTGCAGTCGCTCGAATGCAAGTTCTGTCTGAGCTAACCATTCCCTATCTAAAAGTTGGCGGGAAGCTCTTGGCTCTCAAAGCTTCCAATGCTCCAGAGGAACTGGAAGAAGCAAAAAATGCCCTCAATTTACTCTTTAGCAAGGTCCAAGACAACCTCAGCTATGCCCTACCAAACGGCGATCCCCGCTTTATCACAGTGGTAGAAAAGAAGAAAGAAACCCCCAATAAATACCCCCGCAAAGCCGGTATGCCAAATAAAAGACCGTTATAA
- a CDS encoding energy-coupling factor transporter transmembrane component T family protein, with amino-acid sequence MLNQRKLIGYHAGETFLHGLSGASKMLFFVLVSVAAMISYDTRFLLGLALLSLCLFRLSRIRIRDISFVLVFAASFAALNLVMVYLFAPQYGIDIYGAKDVLWTGWGAYNLTAQELFYLFNLLLKYVSTIPLAVIFLITTHPSQFASSLHQLGISYKIAYAVSLTLRYIPDLQEEFFLIRMSQEARGQELSKKAKLSQRVKGNLQIIIPLIFSSLERINTIATAMELRRFGKNKKRTWYTYQALSRRDMLVLTLAVTFLLLCFALFAVNHGRFYNPWR; translated from the coding sequence ATGCTTAATCAGCGAAAATTAATCGGCTACCATGCAGGCGAGACGTTTCTTCATGGTTTGTCCGGTGCCAGCAAGATGCTGTTCTTCGTTCTGGTATCAGTGGCAGCCATGATCAGCTATGATACTCGCTTTTTGCTGGGGCTAGCCCTGCTGTCCCTCTGCCTCTTTCGGCTGTCCCGTATCCGCATCCGAGACATTTCATTTGTTTTAGTCTTTGCGGCATCCTTTGCTGCTCTTAACTTAGTGATGGTCTATCTTTTTGCGCCTCAGTATGGTATCGATATCTACGGGGCCAAAGATGTCCTCTGGACCGGATGGGGAGCTTATAATCTAACAGCTCAGGAGCTGTTCTACCTCTTTAATCTCCTGCTCAAGTATGTTTCGACCATTCCTCTGGCAGTGATTTTCCTCATAACAACCCATCCCAGTCAGTTTGCTTCCAGCCTTCATCAGCTTGGTATTTCCTATAAAATTGCTTACGCGGTCAGTCTGACGCTCCGCTATATTCCAGATTTGCAGGAAGAATTTTTCCTGATCCGGATGTCTCAGGAAGCGCGTGGTCAGGAATTATCCAAGAAAGCCAAACTGTCTCAGCGCGTGAAGGGAAATTTGCAGATTATCATTCCGCTGATTTTCAGCTCACTAGAGCGCATCAATACCATTGCCACGGCCATGGAGCTGCGCCGTTTCGGAAAAAATAAAAAACGCACCTGGTATACCTATCAGGCTCTAAGCAGACGAGATATGCTGGTGCTGACACTGGCAGTCACCTTTCTATTGCTCTGCTTTGCCCTCTTCGCAGTCAATCACGGTCGCTTTTACAATCCGTGGAGGTAG
- a CDS encoding ABC transporter ATP-binding protein, which produces MKKPIIQFEDFSFQYQAQSEPTLKQINLTIYEGEKVLIVGPSGSGKSTLGQCLNGIIPNIYKGEASGQLLIKGHPAFETSIYDKSNLVSTVLQDTDGQFIGLSVAEDLAFALENDVMELSLMCEKVRTWSEKLDLSELLQHRPQDLSGGQKQRVSLAGVLIDESPILLFDEPLANLDPKSGQDTIDLIDQLHRETATTTLIIEHRLEDVLYRPVDRLVLVNDGRILFNGQPDDLLRTQLLAENGIREPLYITTLRQLGVDVEKTEDLSRLEQLQLADVIFEGRDWSDSDKESQEPLLELEHVSFAYQSGGKPILQDMSLKIFKGERIAIVGKNGAGKSTLAKALCQFIETEGNYSWQGQDIKGDSIKERAERIGYVLQNPNQMISAAMIFDEVALGLRLRGLAEAEIEERVHAALKTCGLYEFRSWPISALSFGQKKRVTIASILVLNPEIILLDEPTAGQDQRHYTEMMDFLDELNQQGHTIIMITHDMQLMLDYSDRAVVVVDGQILADKAPAQVLTDQELISAAHLKETSIFALAEKIGADPLALTEFYMREKEDKHA; this is translated from the coding sequence ATGAAAAAACCAATTATCCAATTTGAAGACTTTAGCTTTCAATATCAGGCCCAGTCTGAGCCGACACTGAAGCAGATCAATCTGACTATTTACGAAGGAGAGAAGGTTCTAATTGTCGGTCCGTCTGGCTCTGGTAAGTCAACGCTGGGCCAGTGTCTCAATGGGATTATCCCCAATATTTATAAAGGAGAGGCCAGCGGTCAGCTCTTGATTAAGGGGCATCCAGCCTTTGAAACCAGTATTTATGATAAGTCCAATCTAGTCAGCACGGTCTTGCAGGATACGGATGGCCAGTTTATCGGGCTTAGTGTAGCAGAAGATCTGGCCTTTGCGCTGGAAAATGACGTGATGGAGCTGTCGCTTATGTGCGAAAAAGTCCGAACTTGGTCAGAGAAGCTGGATTTATCGGAGCTTTTGCAGCATCGGCCCCAGGATCTATCAGGCGGTCAAAAGCAGCGCGTCAGTCTGGCTGGGGTTTTGATTGACGAGAGTCCTATTCTGCTTTTTGACGAGCCCTTGGCCAATCTGGATCCCAAGTCGGGTCAGGATACCATTGATTTGATTGACCAGCTTCATCGGGAGACGGCAACGACGACTCTGATTATCGAGCATCGTTTGGAAGATGTTCTTTACAGACCGGTAGACAGACTAGTGCTTGTCAATGACGGACGCATTCTCTTTAATGGACAGCCGGATGACCTGCTCAGGACCCAACTGCTAGCTGAAAATGGTATTCGCGAGCCGCTCTACATTACCACTCTACGCCAGCTGGGTGTTGATGTGGAAAAGACTGAGGACTTATCCCGCTTGGAACAGCTGCAGCTGGCAGATGTGATCTTTGAGGGCAGGGATTGGTCTGATTCTGACAAAGAGTCTCAGGAGCCCTTACTGGAACTGGAGCACGTTTCCTTTGCTTACCAGAGCGGCGGCAAGCCTATATTACAGGATATGAGCCTGAAGATTTTCAAGGGTGAGCGGATAGCTATCGTTGGTAAAAATGGAGCTGGCAAATCCACTCTGGCCAAGGCCCTCTGTCAGTTTATCGAGACTGAGGGGAACTATAGCTGGCAGGGGCAGGACATCAAAGGAGACTCCATCAAGGAGCGAGCTGAGCGGATTGGCTATGTCCTGCAGAATCCCAATCAGATGATTTCGGCAGCCATGATTTTTGATGAAGTCGCTTTAGGATTGCGCCTGCGTGGACTGGCAGAAGCGGAAATCGAAGAGCGGGTCCATGCGGCTCTTAAAACGTGCGGACTCTATGAATTCCGTAGTTGGCCGATTTCGGCCCTGTCTTTCGGCCAGAAGAAACGGGTGACCATTGCATCTATCTTGGTGCTGAATCCGGAGATTATCCTCTTGGATGAACCAACAGCTGGCCAGGACCAGCGCCATTATACAGAGATGATGGACTTTCTAGACGAGCTCAACCAGCAGGGACATACGATTATCATGATTACCCATGATATGCAGCTGATGCTGGATTACTCAGATCGGGCAGTGGTTGTGGTGGATGGTCAGATTTTAGCCGATAAGGCGCCTGCTCAGGTGCTGACAGATCAAGAGTTGATTTCGGCGGCTCATCTAAAAGAAACGTCAATCTTTGCTCTGGCTGAGAAGATTGGTGCCGACCCTCTGGCTTTGACCGAGTTTTATATGCGAGAAAAGGAGGACAAGCATGCTTAA
- a CDS encoding nucleoside phosphorylase yields the protein MILEEFDQSRKAIINPEDLNEFIEGFPETAVSCFARETFARMLADFEHELITTTSMANIEIPIYRIFVDGRELALFNAPVGASACVAILEDLIAFGMKKLVLFGTCGILDEEIKETSVIIPTEALRDEGTSYHYQPASREQEVNLGLKDSLTAFLDERGISHSKGKVWTTDGIYRETPAKLRQRKAEGAICVDMECSAVAALAAFREITVCQFFYAADHLSEEAWDMRNLANHAGLDEKDKIANLAIQIALAL from the coding sequence ATGATACTTGAAGAATTTGACCAAAGTCGCAAGGCCATCATCAATCCAGAGGACTTGAATGAGTTCATAGAAGGGTTTCCTGAGACGGCCGTTTCCTGCTTTGCCAGAGAGACTTTTGCGCGGATGTTGGCGGATTTTGAACATGAGCTGATTACGACGACTAGCATGGCAAATATTGAAATTCCTATCTATCGTATTTTCGTGGATGGCCGGGAACTGGCTCTCTTCAATGCACCTGTTGGAGCTTCGGCCTGTGTGGCTATTCTGGAAGACCTGATTGCTTTTGGCATGAAAAAGCTGGTGCTTTTCGGTACTTGTGGCATCTTGGATGAGGAGATTAAGGAAACGTCCGTCATTATCCCGACGGAGGCCCTGCGTGATGAGGGGACTAGCTATCACTACCAGCCAGCTAGCCGTGAGCAGGAAGTTAATCTTGGCTTGAAAGATTCTCTGACAGCTTTTCTGGATGAGCGCGGTATTTCCCATAGCAAGGGCAAGGTCTGGACGACAGACGGCATTTACCGTGAGACGCCAGCTAAACTCCGCCAGAGAAAGGCTGAGGGAGCGATCTGTGTGGATATGGAATGCTCAGCTGTAGCGGCTTTGGCAGCTTTTCGAGAGATAACCGTCTGCCAGTTCTTCTACGCAGCCGACCACTTGTCTGAGGAAGCTTGGGATATGCGCAACCTTGCCAATCATGCAGGCTTAGACGAAAAAGATAAGATTGCCAATCTAGCGATTCAAATCGCTCTGGCACTATAG
- a CDS encoding DUF4299 family protein, whose product MSISFYIQNRKGLFSYKAVETPLSLVSLVEGLEVVGLEGDKAYQSLDQVGTFLAVYWEGAGRGFEVYYLSDRETYQIRVLTPSTVGDWKGAILFMSRLAQKMKQDIVDEYGTTYTADGIFNIDFEADILYGLNDARVAAAPMHVFEGYAHDLYMSQEKLLELFKVEDPVEEFGRQMAEMQQVQSQFSTPKYYKDQGGKYLGSYVLAEGVETVLPTQPMPKGYLVKEMIESGASQDMKWHLHILIEDASSPQGYKYLTTKDLKAFLEKIPDTHRTYLDSSQIRIQPLSRLELEAILNQLPDGEPKF is encoded by the coding sequence ATGAGTATTTCTTTTTACATTCAGAACCGAAAGGGCCTGTTTAGCTATAAGGCGGTCGAAACACCCTTGTCTTTGGTTTCCCTAGTAGAAGGGCTGGAGGTCGTAGGTCTCGAGGGAGATAAGGCTTATCAATCCTTGGATCAGGTCGGAACTTTTCTGGCTGTCTATTGGGAAGGAGCAGGCCGTGGGTTTGAAGTTTATTATCTGTCAGACCGGGAAACCTACCAGATTCGCGTCTTGACACCATCGACGGTAGGCGACTGGAAAGGGGCTATTCTCTTCATGAGTCGTTTGGCTCAGAAGATGAAGCAGGATATTGTCGATGAATACGGCACGACTTACACTGCTGACGGGATTTTTAATATTGATTTTGAAGCGGATATTCTCTATGGTCTGAATGATGCCAGAGTTGCAGCTGCGCCTATGCATGTTTTCGAAGGCTATGCTCATGATTTGTATATGTCGCAGGAAAAACTTCTGGAACTATTCAAAGTTGAAGATCCTGTGGAGGAGTTCGGCAGACAGATGGCCGAGATGCAGCAGGTCCAGAGTCAATTTTCTACTCCTAAGTATTATAAGGATCAGGGCGGGAAATACCTAGGTTCTTATGTTCTGGCAGAAGGAGTGGAGACAGTCCTTCCGACTCAGCCCATGCCCAAGGGCTACTTGGTTAAAGAGATGATTGAGAGCGGTGCTAGTCAAGACATGAAATGGCATCTTCATATCCTGATAGAGGATGCCAGCAGTCCGCAGGGCTATAAATACTTGACAACAAAGGATTTAAAAGCTTTTTTGGAGAAGATTCCAGACACTCACCGCACCTATCTGGATTCTAGTCAGATTCGGATTCAGCCACTTAGTCGACTGGAACTGGAAGCCATTTTGAATCAACTTCCCGATGGAGAACCGAAGTTTTAG
- a CDS encoding TfoX/Sxy family protein — translation MAYSESLAQQVRAILATELPPHVFEEEVEEKKMFGGLAFMVRGKMTVTVSSRSQELVMVRIGKELEKQVLPKNGASVTVMKGRLYHGYIDLDVEGQKELSYWIELALSYNQELTQQDKK, via the coding sequence ATGGCTTATAGTGAATCCCTAGCCCAGCAAGTCCGTGCCATTTTAGCTACTGAACTTCCTCCTCATGTTTTTGAAGAAGAGGTGGAAGAGAAGAAGATGTTTGGTGGTTTGGCTTTTATGGTCCGTGGTAAGATGACCGTTACTGTTAGTTCGAGAAGTCAAGAGCTCGTCATGGTACGCATCGGTAAGGAACTGGAAAAGCAGGTTCTGCCTAAAAATGGTGCCAGTGTCACAGTGATGAAAGGCAGGCTTTATCATGGTTATATTGATTTAGATGTCGAGGGACAAAAGGAACTGTCTTACTGGATCGAGCTAGCCTTGTCCTATAATCAGGAGCTGACGCAGCAGGATAAAAAGTAA
- a CDS encoding VOC family protein has product MKLDVFLSFNGQAEEAFRFYADLFQTEIKGLVRASEMMDPADLLAEKRDKVAWIALDTENLTLNGEDVGIFNDLSIPSNHQPNQWLVLNPDSREEADEIFAKLAEGGQILYPLEEQAFAEFYGRLIDRFGIGWDVMK; this is encoded by the coding sequence ATGAAATTAGACGTGTTTTTAAGTTTTAATGGTCAGGCCGAAGAAGCTTTTCGTTTCTATGCAGATCTTTTTCAGACAGAGATAAAGGGACTTGTCCGAGCCAGTGAGATGATGGATCCAGCAGATCTTCTTGCAGAAAAACGGGATAAGGTTGCCTGGATTGCCTTAGATACGGAAAACTTAACCCTGAATGGTGAGGATGTAGGCATTTTTAACGACCTATCTATTCCTAGCAATCACCAGCCCAATCAATGGTTGGTTCTGAACCCAGACAGTAGAGAAGAAGCCGATGAGATCTTTGCCAAGCTTGCTGAAGGTGGGCAAATTCTCTATCCTTTAGAGGAACAAGCTTTCGCAGAGTTTTATGGCCGCTTGATTGACCGTTTTGGTATCGGCTGGGATGTGATGAAATGA
- a CDS encoding helix-turn-helix transcriptional regulator — MSKAIMEEVAAYLRQHTDQELSLTDLAQYFHYSPSHLSRTFKKKMGFSIKQYVEALKMEKGIQEIVEGRQNVTETSMEAGYDSLGSFSNTFKRHTGLSPKKYYQESTKAYDFMVKQLDEKGALLHQDPDHKSGNRLTVALSYPEGYEPRISCVGLFKTRIPKEEPIIGVALSQERQFTFENVPDGHYYLLACELLEDLRLTKNYVLKHNFRWGSDEPLTFSGDSIYQEEISMRRPLPSDPPITVNLPVLIMRSLAKQAQLRIRKFLS, encoded by the coding sequence ATGTCTAAAGCTATCATGGAAGAAGTGGCGGCCTATCTACGTCAGCATACAGATCAAGAGCTGAGTCTGACCGATTTGGCTCAGTATTTCCATTATAGTCCTTCCCATCTATCCAGAACTTTCAAGAAAAAGATGGGCTTTTCTATCAAGCAATATGTGGAAGCTCTTAAGATGGAAAAAGGGATTCAGGAAATTGTGGAAGGTCGGCAAAATGTGACTGAGACCTCTATGGAAGCTGGTTATGATAGTCTAGGCAGTTTTTCTAATACTTTTAAGCGGCATACTGGACTTTCGCCTAAAAAATATTATCAGGAATCAACCAAGGCTTATGATTTTATGGTCAAACAGCTGGATGAGAAGGGAGCTTTATTGCATCAGGATCCTGACCACAAAAGTGGCAATCGCTTGACTGTGGCGTTATCTTATCCTGAGGGCTATGAACCACGCATTAGCTGTGTCGGGCTTTTTAAAACCCGCATTCCCAAAGAAGAGCCGATTATCGGAGTAGCACTGAGTCAGGAGAGACAGTTTACTTTTGAAAATGTACCCGATGGCCACTACTATCTTTTGGCCTGTGAATTGCTGGAGGATTTACGCCTAACTAAAAACTATGTCTTGAAGCATAACTTTCGCTGGGGGAGCGATGAGCCTCTCACTTTTTCAGGCGATAGCATCTATCAGGAGGAAATCAGTATGCGCAGGCCCTTGCCCAGCGATCCACCTATTACAGTTAATCTTCCAGTTTTAATCATGCGTTCCCTAGCCAAACAAGCGCAATTGAGAATAAGAAAATTTTTATCCTAA
- a CDS encoding putative quinol monooxygenase — MEKFCVYGKLIAKEGKAQELAAYMQEVVKEMQNLDTCFCYILGEKADEPNSIYIYEVWESEQAHNDSLTLAVFQNLIVKARPIIAGMENLHKLTIFDGKASL; from the coding sequence ATGGAAAAATTTTGCGTTTATGGTAAATTAATTGCCAAAGAAGGAAAGGCGCAGGAACTTGCTGCTTATATGCAAGAAGTTGTCAAAGAAATGCAAAATCTTGATACTTGTTTCTGCTATATCTTAGGAGAGAAAGCAGACGAACCCAACAGCATCTATATTTATGAAGTTTGGGAGAGCGAGCAGGCTCACAATGATAGTCTGACTTTGGCAGTTTTTCAAAATCTCATTGTAAAAGCTAGACCCATTATTGCAGGCATGGAAAATTTGCATAAGCTGACTATTTTTGATGGTAAGGCAAGTTTGTAA
- the trhO gene encoding oxygen-dependent tRNA uridine(34) hydroxylase TrhO produces the protein MAKDIRVLLYYKYVPIENAEKFAADHLAFCKSIGLKGRILVADEGINGTVSGDYETTQKYMDYVHSLPGMEDLWFKIDEENEQAFKKMFVRYKKEIVHLGLEDNDFDNDINPLETTGAYLSPKEFKEALLDEDTVVLDTRNDYEYDLGHFRGAIRPDIRNFRELPQWVRDNKDKFMDKRVVVYCTGGVRCEKFSGWMVREGYKDVGQLHGGIATYGKDPEVQGELWDGKMYVFDERISVDINHVNPVVIGKDWFDGTPCERYVNCGNPECNRRILTSEENEDKYLRGCSHECRVHPRNRYVAENGLSQAEVMERLAAIGENLETLVAQ, from the coding sequence ATGGCAAAAGATATTCGCGTCCTACTTTACTACAAATATGTTCCGATTGAGAATGCTGAGAAATTTGCAGCTGATCATCTGGCCTTCTGTAAATCTATCGGTCTGAAAGGCCGTATCTTGGTAGCAGATGAGGGAATCAATGGAACGGTTTCTGGTGACTATGAAACCACTCAAAAATACATGGATTATGTGCACAGCCTTCCGGGTATGGAGGACCTTTGGTTCAAGATTGACGAAGAAAATGAGCAAGCTTTCAAGAAAATGTTTGTTCGCTACAAGAAAGAAATTGTGCACTTGGGCTTGGAAGACAATGATTTTGATAATGACATCAACCCGCTGGAAACGACAGGAGCTTACCTATCACCTAAGGAATTTAAGGAAGCCCTTTTGGACGAAGACACTGTTGTCTTAGACACTCGTAACGACTATGAGTACGATCTGGGTCACTTCCGCGGAGCCATTCGTCCAGACATTCGCAACTTCCGTGAGTTGCCACAATGGGTTCGTGATAACAAAGATAAATTCATGGACAAGCGCGTGGTTGTTTACTGTACCGGTGGTGTTCGCTGCGAGAAATTCTCAGGCTGGATGGTCCGTGAAGGATATAAGGATGTCGGTCAGCTTCATGGCGGTATTGCGACTTACGGCAAGGATCCAGAAGTTCAAGGTGAGCTTTGGGATGGTAAGATGTATGTCTTTGATGAGCGTATCTCTGTTGATATCAACCATGTCAATCCAGTTGTGATTGGGAAAGACTGGTTTGACGGTACTCCTTGCGAGCGCTATGTCAACTGTGGCAATCCAGAGTGTAACCGCCGCATCCTGACTTCAGAAGAAAATGAAGACAAGTACCTCCGTGGCTGTTCTCATGAATGCCGTGTTCACCCTCGCAACCGCTATGTGGCTGAAAACGGCTTGAGCCAGGCAGAAGTGATGGAACGTTTGGCTGCGATTGGAGAAAACTTGGAAACACTGGTGGCTCAGTAA
- a CDS encoding DUF6773 family protein: MKIKLIKRQILDEREEQLVNKAGMEAFSLFLYGGLALYAGSVAMNARAINYQPFLVLIIIACLYFFFRAQYLGANYYNSFSLTIWGIAAWTGSLTLLIACQNFQLNHVIYHNSVFHPMFLFVIFITFVIHFPFMLLVNIFLEYINKWQKKRFEKYLDQLEEE; encoded by the coding sequence ATGAAAATTAAACTTATTAAACGACAGATCTTGGACGAGCGGGAAGAGCAGCTGGTTAATAAGGCTGGTATGGAGGCTTTTAGTCTCTTCTTGTATGGTGGTTTAGCCTTATATGCTGGTTCTGTAGCTATGAATGCTAGAGCCATTAACTATCAGCCCTTCTTGGTTTTGATCATTATCGCCTGCTTATATTTCTTCTTTCGGGCTCAGTATCTGGGAGCCAATTATTACAATAGTTTCAGTCTGACTATTTGGGGTATAGCAGCTTGGACGGGGTCTCTAACTCTTTTGATTGCCTGCCAGAATTTCCAACTGAATCATGTTATTTATCATAACAGTGTTTTTCACCCCATGTTTCTATTTGTTATTTTTATTACGTTTGTCATTCACTTTCCCTTTATGCTGCTGGTCAATATTTTCTTGGAGTATATAAATAAATGGCAGAAAAAGCGCTTTGAGAAGTATTTGGATCAATTGGAAGAAGAGTGA
- a CDS encoding helix-turn-helix transcriptional regulator: protein MAKNLRLKMARAEHDMTQGDLADAIGVTRQTIGLIEAGKYNPSLSLCLAICKCLNKTLDQLFWIE from the coding sequence ATGGCAAAAAATCTTAGACTAAAAATGGCACGAGCTGAGCATGATATGACCCAGGGGGACTTGGCAGATGCTATCGGAGTGACCCGCCAGACCATTGGCCTGATTGAGGCAGGTAAGTACAATCCCAGTCTCAGTTTATGCTTAGCGATTTGCAAATGTCTCAATAAGACGCTGGATCAATTGTTTTGGATTGAATAG
- a CDS encoding ECF-type riboflavin transporter substrate-binding protein produces MRNNTIRNVVATGIGAALFVVIGMINIPTPVPNTSIQLQYPLQALFSVIFGPIVGFLMGFIGHAIKDAMSGGGLWWFWIAGSGVFGLLVGFFRKFFQVEDGKFEVKDIIRFNLIQFGANAIAWLIGPIGDVIVSGEPVNKVIAQSIVAILVNSATVAVIGTVLLTAYARTRTRAGSLKKD; encoded by the coding sequence ATGAGAAATAATACAATCAGAAACGTAGTCGCAACAGGAATTGGAGCTGCCCTATTCGTGGTCATCGGAATGATCAATATTCCAACGCCTGTACCCAATACCAGTATCCAGCTCCAATACCCTCTGCAAGCTCTTTTTAGCGTCATCTTTGGACCAATTGTCGGTTTCCTGATGGGCTTCATTGGCCATGCCATTAAAGACGCTATGAGTGGTGGCGGACTTTGGTGGTTCTGGATTGCTGGCAGCGGAGTCTTTGGTCTATTGGTTGGTTTCTTTAGAAAATTCTTCCAAGTAGAAGATGGCAAATTTGAAGTCAAGGATATTATCCGCTTTAACTTGATTCAGTTTGGAGCCAATGCAATCGCTTGGCTAATCGGCCCGATTGGTGACGTGATTGTGTCTGGCGAGCCGGTCAATAAGGTTATTGCTCAAAGTATTGTAGCGATTCTGGTGAATTCTGCGACAGTAGCAGTCATCGGTACGGTCTTGCTGACTGCTTACGCTCGCACCCGCACCCGCGCAGGAAGTCTGAAAAAGGATTGA